A section of the Nitrospirota bacterium genome encodes:
- a CDS encoding hydrogenase small subunit translates to MKSFPDEALQKMSESLDALSRKGVSRRDFMKFCTSMAALLSLPATFIPKIAEAITGKKPILVWLAYQDCAGDTEALLRATSPTVGQLVLDVLSVDYHETIMSPSGFQAEKSLMDVVKNNKGNYFVVVEGSIPLKDDGIYCCIGGRTAVDIAREVCGNALATISVGTCASYGGLPAASPNPTGAVSVKEAVPNATVINLPGCPVNAENITATIVHYLTFGALPNVDNYGRPLFAYGKRIHDNCERRAHFDAGQFVQHWGDEGARNGWCLYEMGCKGPETFHNCPTVKYNEGTSWPVQAGHGCLGCSEPMFWDNMTPFYKRLPNVPGFGVESTADKVGAGLAAATAAGILVHGIARAVSPKKEEDDTD, encoded by the coding sequence ATGAAATCTTTTCCAGACGAGGCCCTGCAGAAGATGTCTGAATCTCTGGACGCTTTATCCCGCAAAGGAGTATCCCGCCGTGATTTTATGAAGTTCTGTACCTCAATGGCAGCGCTCTTATCACTGCCAGCCACATTCATTCCAAAGATCGCCGAGGCTATAACCGGAAAGAAGCCTATTCTCGTATGGCTTGCGTATCAGGACTGCGCCGGAGATACCGAGGCGCTTCTGAGGGCGACCAGCCCTACGGTCGGCCAGCTCGTTCTTGATGTCCTGTCTGTGGATTATCATGAGACGATAATGTCTCCTTCAGGATTTCAGGCAGAGAAGTCGCTGATGGATGTGGTGAAGAATAACAAAGGGAATTATTTCGTAGTTGTCGAGGGTTCGATACCGCTTAAGGATGACGGCATATACTGCTGTATAGGCGGCAGGACTGCGGTTGATATCGCACGCGAGGTCTGCGGCAATGCGCTTGCCACGATATCAGTAGGCACATGCGCTTCATACGGCGGATTGCCTGCCGCAAGCCCCAACCCCACAGGCGCGGTGAGTGTCAAAGAGGCTGTTCCAAACGCAACTGTGATTAACCTTCCGGGCTGTCCTGTGAATGCTGAGAATATAACAGCAACAATAGTTCACTATCTTACTTTCGGCGCGCTTCCCAATGTAGACAATTACGGAAGGCCGCTCTTTGCTTACGGCAAGAGGATACATGACAACTGTGAGAGAAGGGCGCACTTTGATGCCGGACAGTTTGTGCAGCACTGGGGAGACGAGGGAGCAAGGAATGGATGGTGTTTATACGAGATGGGATGCAAAGGGCCTGAGACATTCCATAACTGCCCCACTGTCAAATACAATGAAGGAACAAGCTGGCCTGTCCAGGCGGGCCACGGCTGTCTCGGATGTTCAGAGCCGATGTTCTGGGATAATATGACGCCTTTCTACAAGCGGCTTCCGAATGTGCCGGGCTTTGGTGTTGAGAGTACCGCCGACAAGGTCGGTGCCGGGCTTGCGGCGGCAACGGCTGCAGGTATTCTGGTCCATGGGATCGCAAGGGCGGTATCTCCGAAGAAGGAAGAAGACGATACAGATTAA